The proteins below are encoded in one region of Eulemur rufifrons isolate Redbay chromosome 2, OSU_ERuf_1, whole genome shotgun sequence:
- the LOC138377401 gene encoding olfactory receptor 4F3/4F16/4F29: protein MDEGNHSVVSEFVFLGLTHSWEIQLFLLVFLSMLYVASMTGNILIVFSVTTDTHLHSPMYFLLASLSFIDLGACSVTSPKMIYDLFRKRKVISFGGCIAQIFFIHVIGGVEMVLLIAMAFDRYVAICKPLHYLTIMSPRMCILFLAAAWALGVSHSLFQLAFLVNLPFCGPNVLDSFYCDLPRLLRLVCTDTYRLQFMVTVNSGFICVGSFFILLISYISILFTVWKHSSGGSSKALSTLSAHITVVFLFFGPTMFVYTWPHPNSQMDKFLAIFDAVITPLLNPVIYTFRNKEMKAAMKRVCKQIIIYRKIS, encoded by the coding sequence ATGGATGAAGGGAATCACTCAGTAGTGTCTGAGTTTGTGTTTCTGGGACTCACCCATTCCTGGGAGATCCAGCTTTTCCTCCTGGTGTTCTTGTCTATGCTTTATGTGGCAAGCATGACTGGAAACATCCTCATTGTGTTTTCTGTGACCACTGACACTCACTTACACTCCCCCATGTACTTCCTACTGGCCAGTCTCTCCTTCATTGACTTGGGAGCCTGCTCTGTCACTTCCCCCAAGATGATTTATGACCTTTTCAGAAAGCGCAAAGTCATCTCCTTTGGAGGCTGCATTGCTCAGATCTTCTTCATCCATGTCATTGGTGGAGTGGAGATGGTGCTGCTCATAGCCATGGCCTTTGACAGATATGTGGCCATATGTAAGCCTCTCCACTACCTGACCATCATGAGCCCTCGAATGTGCATATTGTTTCTGGCTGCTGCCTGGGCCCTTGGTGTCAGTCACTCACTATTCCAACTGGCATTTCTTGTTAATTTACCCTTCTGTGGCCCGAATGTATTGGACAGCTTTTACTGTGACCTTCCTCGGCTTCTCAGACTAGTCTGTACAGATACCTACAGATTACAGTTCATGGTCACTGTCAATAGTGGGTTTATCTGTGTGGGTTCTTTCTTTATACTTCTCATCTCGTACATCTCCATCCTGTTTACTGTTTGGAAACATTCTTCAGGTGGTTCATCCAAAGCCCTTTCCACACTTTCAGCTCATATCACTgtggtctttttgttttttggtccaACCATGTTTGTGTATACATGGCCACACCCTAATTCACAGATGGACAAGTTTCTTGCTATTTTTGATGCAGTTATCACTCCTTTGCTGAATCCAGTCATCTATACATTCAGGAATAAAGAGATGAAGGCAGCAATGAAGAGAGTATGCAAACAGATAATCATTTACAGAAAGATCTCATAA
- the LOC138377411 gene encoding olfactory receptor 4F4, giving the protein MVSEFILLGLSDSWELQIFLFVLFCVFYGGIVFGNLLIVITVVSDSHLHSPMYFLLANLSLIDLCLSSVTAPKMITDFFSQRKVISFKGCLAQIFFLHFFGGSELVILIAMAFDRYVAICKPLRYTTIMRDNVCVGIAAAAWGTGFLHSVSQLAFAVHLPFCGPNEVDSFYCDLPRIIRLTCTDTYRLELMVIANSGVLTVCSFVLLIISYTIILMTIQYLPSGRSSKALSTLTAHITVVLLFFGPCIFIYAWPFPIKSLDKFLAVFYSVVTPLLNPIIYTLRNKDMKTAMRWLRQWDVNSGVKS; this is encoded by the coding sequence ATGGTGTCTGAGTTCATTTTACTGGGACTCTCCGATTCTTGGGAACTCCAGATTTTcctatttgtgttgttttgtgtGTTCTATGGCGGAATTGTGTTTGGAAACCTTCTTATTGTCATAACAGTGGTTTCTGACTCCCACCTTCACTCCCCCATGTACTTCCTGCTAGCCAACCTGTCACTCATTGATCTCTGTCTGTCTTCAGTCACAGCCCCCAAGATGATTACTGACTTCTTCAGTCAACGCAAAGTCATCTCTTTCAAGGGCTGCCTTGCTCAgatattttttcttcacttttttggtGGCAGTGAGTTAGTGATCCTCATAGCCATGGCTTTTGACAGATATGTAGCGATCTGTAAACCCCTACGCTACACTACAATTATGCGAGACAACGTATGTGTTGGCATTGCCGCTGCTGCTTGGGGAACTGGCTTCCTCCACTCAGTAAGCCAGTTGGCCTTTGCAGTGCACTTACCCTTCTGTGGTCCCAATGAGGTTGACAGCTTTTATTGTGACCTTCCTAGGATAATCCGACTCACCTGCACAGACACCTACAGGCTAGAACTCATGGTCATTGCTAACAGTGGTGTGCTCACTGTGTGCTCTTTTGTTCTCCTCATCATCTCCTACACTATTATCCTAATGACCATCCAGTATCTCCCTTCAGGTAGGTCGTCCAAGGCTCTGTCCACTTTGACTGCTCACATCACAGtggttcttttgttctttggacCTTGTATCTTTATTTATGCCTGGCCATTCCCCATCAAGTCATTAGATAAATTTCTTGCTGTGTTTTATTCTGTGGTCACTCCTCTCTTGAACCCAATTATATACACACTGAGGAACAAAGACATGAAAACTGCAATGAGATGGCTGAGACAATGGGATGTGAATTCTGGTGTAAAGTCTTAG